In Exiguobacterium acetylicum, the genomic stretch ACATGGGCGGTGGGATTACGGTCGGTGCGCACCAAGAGGGGCGTGTCATCGATGTCAATAACGGACTCGATGGAGAAGGACCGTTTTCGCCAGAACGAAGCGGATCGCTACCTGTTGGTCAACTAGTAGAACTATGTTATAGTACCAAGTATAAACTTGAAGAGATGAAGCGTCTGGTCGTTGGGTCAGGCGGACTTGTCGCGCACTTGGGAACGTTTGACGCGATCGAGATCGAGCGCCGGATTGAAGAAGGCGACGAAAAATCGGCATTGTTATATGACGCGATGGCGTACCGGATCGCAAAAGAGATCGCTGGTCAAAGTGCTGTCTTGTTCGGTCAGATCGACGCGATCATTCTAACAGGCGGACTTGCCTATAGTGATCGGTTGACGCGTGCGATCGAAGAACGCATCGCCCACCTCGGTCAAGTCGTACGTAGTCCTGGTGAAGATGAGTTGCAGGCGCTCGCAGAAGGAGTGTTGCGTGTCTTACGTGGGGAAGAAGAAGTTAAGGAATATGGAGGCGAACCAACATGGCTAGAGAATTCGACGTCGTTGTCCTAGGTGGTGGACCCGGTGGATATGTCGCCGCGATCCGTGCGGCACAAGCCGGGAAGTCGGTAGCAATCGTGGAACAAGGAAAATTAGGCGGGACATGCTTACATCGTGGCTGTATCCCATCTAAAGCCTTTTTGAAATCAGCAGCAGTCTATCAGACGGTCAAACACGCTGCTACATATGGCGTGGACGTACCGGAATCGTTTTTACGATTCGAACAGGTCAAACAACGTAAACAAGAGATCGTAGATGGATTAGAGGCAGGCATTCAGCATCTGATGAAAAAAGGAAAGATTGAAGTCTTTCATGGTCGGGGTTCGATTCTTGGACCAAGTATCTTTTCACCAATGCCGGGAACAATCAGCGTCGAGCCGGAAGAAGGCGAAGGCGAGTTGATCCTTCCGCGTCAATTGATCGTCGCGACAGGGTCGCGTCCACGTCCATTGAACGGACTCGCTTTTGATTCAGAGTATGTCCTCAGCTCGGATGATGCACTCGATATGGCAGATTTGCCAAAGTCGATCGTCATCATCGGTGGCGGTGTCATCGGTGTCGAATGGGCATCGATGTTGACGGATTTTGACGTCGCAGTAACGGTCGTTGAATTCAGTGACCGGATTTTACCGACGGAAGATGCGGCAGTCAGTCGTGAAGTCGCTCGTCAATTGAAAAAGCGGGGCGTCAAGATTCATACCGGCGCAGCTGCACAAAGTAACACGTTCCGGATGTCAGAAGACGGTGTCTCGATCGCGATCGACCGTAACGGAGAACAAACGACGCTTGAAGCGGATAAATTGCTTGTCGCAATCGGTCGAATGGCGAACGTCGAAGGCATTGGGATTGAAAACACGAATATCGTCGTCGAAAATGGCTTCATCCAAGTAGATGACCATTTCCGGACGAAGGATCAACATATCTATGCGATTGGGGATGTCATCGGTCGCTTACAACTGGCGCACGTTGCGTCAGCAGAAGGTGTCAAAGCGGTCGAGGCGATCGTAAACGGAACGACGACACCACTTGAGTATGCGTTCGTACCACGTTGTATCTACAGCGTACCGGAAGCGGCATCGGTCGGTTTGACGGAAGACGAAGCGAAACGTGCCGGAATGGACGTTAAGGTCGGAAGCTTCTCATTCAACGGATTAGGGAAAGCGCGGATCGAAGGAGAAGCGGCAGGCTTCATCAAGCTCGTCTCCGATGCGAAGACAGATGATCTCGTCGGCGTCCACATCGTCGGACCAAAAGCAACGGAACTGATCAGTGAAGGTGGATTAGCGCTCGTACTCAATGCAACGGCATGGGAAGTCGGACAGCTCGTGCATCCGCACCCGGCCTTGTCAGAAGCATTCGGAGAAGCAGCACTTGCCGTCGACGGACTTGCGGTTCACGCCTAAGGAGGAATTACGGATGGAAAAAATAGAATTCAAAGAATTAGTAGAACTCGGATTAACGGAACAGGACGCGATTCAGATGTTCGAAACGATGGTCCGTGCGCGGAAGATCGACGAACGGATGTGGAAATTGAACCGAGCGGGTAAAATTCCTTTCCTCGTCTCATGTCAAGGACAAGAAGCGGCTCAAGTCGGTGCAGCGTTCGCTCTTGAAAAAGGAACGGACTACATTTTGCCGTATTACCGTGATTTAGGTGTCGTCTTGCACTTCGGTCAAACGTCACGCGATATCATGCTGTCGGCATTCGCAAAGGCAGAAGATCCGAACTCAGGTGGTCGTCAAATGCCAGGACACTACGGTTCACGTGCCTTGAATATCGTCACGGGTTCAAGTCCGGTTACGACACAAGTCCCACATGCTGTCGGGATCGCACTTGCTGCGAAGATGCGTAAGGAACCACTCGTTGCTTACGTCTCGTTCGGAGAGGGCTCTTCAAACCAAGGAGACTTCCATGAAGGGGCGAACTTCGCCGGAATTCATAAGCTCCCGGTCATCTTGTTCTGTGAAAACAATAAATACGCGATCTCGACACCTCTCTCAAAACAGCTGTCGGCGAAACACGTCGCTGATCGTGCGATCGGCTACGGAATGCCTGGTTATACGGTGGACGGCATCGATCCACTCGCTGTCTATAAGGTCGTCAAGGAAGCACGTGAGCGCGGATTACGGGGAGAAGGTCCGACCTTGATTGAAGTTGAAGTCGAACGCCTCGTGCCACACTCATCGGATGATGACGATAAATCATACCGTTCTGCTGAAGAACTCGATGCCTTAAAAGCACGTGACGGCATCAAACTCTTCCGGGCACGTCTGATCGAAATGGGCGTCCTGACGGAAGAGTCAGCGACTGAAATCGAACAAGCGATGGAAAAAGAAGTCGATGAAGCAACGGCTTATGCGGAAGCAGCGGCTTACGATGCGCCAGAAAATGCATTACGTTACGTGTACGACGAGGAGGAAACGAAATGACGACGTTAAGTTTAATCGAAGCGATCAATAGTGCAATCAAAGAAGAGATGGAACGCGACGAGTCCGTCTTCATCCTCGGCGAAGACGTTGGTGTCCGTGGTGGTGTCTTCCGGGCGACGCAAGGATTGCTCGAACAATTCGGAGAAGAACGTGTCATCGATGCGCCACTCGCTGAAAGTGCGATCGCCGGTGTCGGAATCGGAGCTGCGATGTACGGCATGCGTCCGATTGCTGAAATGCAATTCGCTGATTTCATCATGCCAGCGGTCAACCAAATCGTCAGTGAGGCAGCGAAGATTCGGTACCGTTCGAACAATGACTGGACGTGTCCGATCGTCATCCGCGCACCGTTTGGCGGCGGTATTCACGGGGCACTTTATCATTCTCAGTCGGTCGAAGCGATGTTCAACTCGACGCCAGGTCTGAAAATCGTCATCCCATCGAATCCATATGACGCAAAAGGATTGCTAAAGGCAGCGATTCGTTCGAATGATCCGGTCTTGTTCTTTGAGCACAAACGAGGCTATCGTCTGTTAAAAGGAGATGTTCCTGAAGGCGACTATACGGTCGAAATCGGTAAAGCAGACGTCAAGCGTGAGGGCGAAGACGTGACGATCATCACTTACGGGCTATGTGTCCATATGGCACTTGAGGCAGCAACACGCCTTGAAAAAGACGGAATCGATGTCCACATCCTTGACTTGCGGACCGTCTATCCAATCGACCGCGAAGCAGTCGTCGAAGCAGCGAAAAAGACGGGGAAAGTCTTGCTCGTCACGGAAGACAATAAAGAAGGTAGCGTCATGAGTGAAGTGTCGGCGATCATTGCAGAAGAAGCATTGTTCGATCTCGATGCACCAATCGAACGACTCTGTGGTCCAGACGTCCCAGCGATGCCATACGCTCCGACGATGGAGAAGTTCTTCAACATCTCAAGCGAGAAAATTGAAGATAAAATCCGGACGTTACACGCATACTAAGGGGGAACTGACCGATGAAGACTGAAACACTTACGATGCCACAACTCGGGGAAAGTGTTACTGAAGGAACGATTTCGATGTGGCTCGTCAAACCAGGCGATACTGTCAAAAAATATGATCCGATTGCAGAAGTCATTACCGATAAGGTAACGGCAGAAGTCCCATCTTCATTTGATGGTGTGATTGAAAAATTGCTTGCAGAAGAAGGCGATACGTTGCAAGTCGGTGACGCGATCGTCACGATGCAAGTCAGCGGCGGATCGACAGAAGTCGCGGCGACCGAACAAGAAGTGCCGGCTGTCGAAGAGACGACGTCGGCTGATACATCGATGAAAAAACGCTATTCACCAGCGGTCTTGAAACTCTCGGGTGAGCATGGCATTGATCTCGAACAAGTGACGGGTACAGGAGCGGGCGGCCGGATTACCCGGAAAGATCTCTTGAAACTGATCGAGTCTGGATCGATCCCGACACCACAAGCAACGGAACCAAAACCGGAAACGCAAGCGGCTCCGGTAGAGCCTCCGGCAGAAGCACCACCCGCACCAAAACGTCCGGTCAGTGCACCACAACCGACGGAAACGGGCGACATCGAGATTCCGACTGCCGGTGTGCGTCAAGCGATCGCTTCGAACATGGTTCGCGCGAAACACGAAGCGCCACATGCTTGGTTGATGATCGAAGTCGATGTCACGAACTTGGTCGAAGCACGTAATCGTCATAAAGATGCGTTCTTCAAACAAGAAGGGGTCAAATTGACGTTCTTACCATTCTTCATGAAGGCGACAGTCGAAGGATTGAAGAAACATCCAATCATGAACTCGACATGGGCGGGAGATAAGATCATTCAAAAGAAAGCGATCAATCTATCACTTGCTGTCGCAACACAGGACGCTCTGTTCGTACCGGTTGTTAAGAATGCGGATGAATTAAGCATCAAGGGGATCGCACGCGCGATCGATGACTTCGGGAAACGGGCACAAGCAGGCACGTTGTCATCTGCAGAGATGCAGGGCGGGACGTTTACGGTCAACAATACGGGCTCATTCGGTTCGATCCAATCAGCACCGATTCTCA encodes the following:
- a CDS encoding dihydrolipoamide acetyltransferase family protein codes for the protein MKTETLTMPQLGESVTEGTISMWLVKPGDTVKKYDPIAEVITDKVTAEVPSSFDGVIEKLLAEEGDTLQVGDAIVTMQVSGGSTEVAATEQEVPAVEETTSADTSMKKRYSPAVLKLSGEHGIDLEQVTGTGAGGRITRKDLLKLIESGSIPTPQATEPKPETQAAPVEPPAEAPPAPKRPVSAPQPTETGDIEIPTAGVRQAIASNMVRAKHEAPHAWLMIEVDVTNLVEARNRHKDAFFKQEGVKLTFLPFFMKATVEGLKKHPIMNSTWAGDKIIQKKAINLSLAVATQDALFVPVVKNADELSIKGIARAIDDFGKRAQAGTLSSAEMQGGTFTVNNTGSFGSIQSAPILNFPQAAILSVESIVKRPVWVNGMFAARDMVNLCMSIDHRVLDGLVAGQFLQTVKQALESIDPNQLSLY
- a CDS encoding thiamine pyrophosphate-dependent dehydrogenase E1 component subunit alpha; this encodes MEKIEFKELVELGLTEQDAIQMFETMVRARKIDERMWKLNRAGKIPFLVSCQGQEAAQVGAAFALEKGTDYILPYYRDLGVVLHFGQTSRDIMLSAFAKAEDPNSGGRQMPGHYGSRALNIVTGSSPVTTQVPHAVGIALAAKMRKEPLVAYVSFGEGSSNQGDFHEGANFAGIHKLPVILFCENNKYAISTPLSKQLSAKHVADRAIGYGMPGYTVDGIDPLAVYKVVKEARERGLRGEGPTLIEVEVERLVPHSSDDDDKSYRSAEELDALKARDGIKLFRARLIEMGVLTEESATEIEQAMEKEVDEATAYAEAAAYDAPENALRYVYDEEETK
- the lpdA gene encoding dihydrolipoyl dehydrogenase; translation: MAREFDVVVLGGGPGGYVAAIRAAQAGKSVAIVEQGKLGGTCLHRGCIPSKAFLKSAAVYQTVKHAATYGVDVPESFLRFEQVKQRKQEIVDGLEAGIQHLMKKGKIEVFHGRGSILGPSIFSPMPGTISVEPEEGEGELILPRQLIVATGSRPRPLNGLAFDSEYVLSSDDALDMADLPKSIVIIGGGVIGVEWASMLTDFDVAVTVVEFSDRILPTEDAAVSREVARQLKKRGVKIHTGAAAQSNTFRMSEDGVSIAIDRNGEQTTLEADKLLVAIGRMANVEGIGIENTNIVVENGFIQVDDHFRTKDQHIYAIGDVIGRLQLAHVASAEGVKAVEAIVNGTTTPLEYAFVPRCIYSVPEAASVGLTEDEAKRAGMDVKVGSFSFNGLGKARIEGEAAGFIKLVSDAKTDDLVGVHIVGPKATELISEGGLALVLNATAWEVGQLVHPHPALSEAFGEAALAVDGLAVHA
- the buk gene encoding butyrate kinase, with the translated sequence MSERILTINPGSTSTKIGIFEGANQVFTKTLRHPAEAVGGPLPAQLEMRRHVLLEVLAEEQINLKALTAVVGRGGLLRPLVSGTYAVNREMREDLLSGIFGVHASNLGGLLADEIARTLDIPSFIVDPVVVDELEPIARITGLPELERKSIFHALNQKAVAKRYAKEIGRPYEELRLIIAHMGGGITVGAHQEGRVIDVNNGLDGEGPFSPERSGSLPVGQLVELCYSTKYKLEEMKRLVVGSGGLVAHLGTFDAIEIERRIEEGDEKSALLYDAMAYRIAKEIAGQSAVLFGQIDAIILTGGLAYSDRLTRAIEERIAHLGQVVRSPGEDELQALAEGVLRVLRGEEEVKEYGGEPTWLENSTSLS
- a CDS encoding alpha-ketoacid dehydrogenase subunit beta, giving the protein MTTLSLIEAINSAIKEEMERDESVFILGEDVGVRGGVFRATQGLLEQFGEERVIDAPLAESAIAGVGIGAAMYGMRPIAEMQFADFIMPAVNQIVSEAAKIRYRSNNDWTCPIVIRAPFGGGIHGALYHSQSVEAMFNSTPGLKIVIPSNPYDAKGLLKAAIRSNDPVLFFEHKRGYRLLKGDVPEGDYTVEIGKADVKREGEDVTIITYGLCVHMALEAATRLEKDGIDVHILDLRTVYPIDREAVVEAAKKTGKVLLVTEDNKEGSVMSEVSAIIAEEALFDLDAPIERLCGPDVPAMPYAPTMEKFFNISSEKIEDKIRTLHAY